A part of Lacibacter sp. H407 genomic DNA contains:
- a CDS encoding proline dehydrogenase family protein, whose product MPNNSKVSFENTANAFEYKNDQQLKKAHFLFSSMGFNWLVNIGTRLTPWAIKAGLPVKGLIRSTLFDQFVGGETLQQTAKVADMLEKFHVQVILDYGVEGGDYGEDEKDHACDEFIKVIDYAATQANIPFMSVKVTGVARFALLEKMDELMHNGTGTLIRRYEQALEQLTKEEREEWQRVCNRMEKICSAAATKKVGVLIDAEETWIQDPVDALTMLMMDQYNKTSAVVYNTAQMYRHDRYQFIHDCFEAAEQRNFILGIKIVRGAYMEKERKRAQDMNYESPIQPDKESSDRDYDAAVEFCIQHVDRVATIVASHNEHSNQLAAELLHSKGLPHNHPHVHFSQLYGMSDHITFNLAKQGYSVSKYLPFGPLEDVVPYLMRRAQENSSMNGQMGRELLLIKKEMARRGVK is encoded by the coding sequence ATGCCGAACAATTCCAAAGTTTCTTTCGAGAATACAGCTAACGCATTTGAATATAAGAACGACCAGCAACTGAAGAAAGCCCATTTTCTTTTTTCATCGATGGGGTTTAATTGGTTGGTAAATATTGGTACCCGTCTTACTCCTTGGGCCATTAAAGCCGGTTTGCCGGTGAAGGGTCTTATCCGCAGTACATTATTTGATCAATTTGTGGGAGGCGAAACTTTGCAGCAAACGGCAAAAGTGGCCGATATGCTGGAGAAATTTCATGTGCAGGTGATCCTTGATTATGGTGTAGAGGGTGGTGATTATGGCGAAGATGAAAAAGACCATGCTTGCGATGAGTTTATTAAAGTGATCGACTATGCAGCCACGCAGGCCAACATTCCATTCATGAGTGTGAAAGTAACAGGTGTTGCACGGTTTGCACTGTTGGAAAAAATGGATGAGTTGATGCATAACGGAACAGGCACATTGATTCGCCGTTACGAGCAGGCATTGGAACAGTTAACAAAAGAAGAGCGGGAAGAATGGCAGCGTGTATGCAACCGCATGGAAAAAATATGTTCAGCCGCCGCAACAAAAAAAGTTGGGGTGCTGATCGATGCTGAAGAAACCTGGATACAGGATCCGGTGGATGCATTAACGATGTTGATGATGGATCAGTATAACAAAACAAGCGCTGTGGTGTACAACACAGCGCAAATGTATCGTCACGATCGTTATCAGTTTATTCATGACTGTTTTGAAGCAGCGGAGCAACGCAATTTTATTCTCGGAATCAAAATTGTGCGTGGTGCCTACATGGAAAAAGAGCGCAAGCGTGCACAGGACATGAATTATGAATCACCGATTCAGCCCGATAAAGAAAGCAGCGACCGTGATTATGACGCCGCCGTTGAGTTTTGCATTCAGCATGTAGATCGTGTTGCCACCATTGTTGCATCGCACAACGAACATAGCAATCAGTTGGCTGCCGAATTACTCCATAGCAAAGGTTTGCCGCACAATCATCCGCATGTGCACTTCAGTCAGCTTTATGGTATGAGCGATCATATCACGTTCAACCTTGCCAAACAAGGGTATTCAGTCAGCAAGTATTTGCCGTTTGGTCCTCTTGAAGATGTGGTGCCTTATCTGATGCGCCGTGCACAGGAAAACAGCTCCATGAACGGACAAATGGGACGGGAGCTGCTCTTGATCAAAAAGGAAATGGCTAGAAGAGGAGTGAAGTAA
- a CDS encoding thymidylate synthase, with translation MQQYLSLLQHILDNGVEKTDRTGTGTKSVFGYQMRFDLSEGFPLVTTKKVHMRSIIHELLWFLKGETNIAYLKENNVSIWDEWANENGELGPVYGKQWRSWEGANGVEIDQVKDLIDQIKKNPDSRRLIISAWNVADLPKMALMPCHTIFQFYVAEGKLSCQLYQRSADVFLGVPFNIASYALLTMMIAQVCDLKPGDFVHTFGDVHIYSNHMEQVNLQLSRTPFQLPSMKLNPEVKDIFEFKFDDFTLENYQSHGAIKAPVAV, from the coding sequence ATGCAACAATACCTCTCTTTACTGCAGCATATATTGGATAACGGTGTTGAAAAAACCGATCGTACAGGCACAGGTACTAAAAGTGTGTTTGGCTACCAGATGCGTTTTGATCTGAGCGAAGGATTCCCTTTGGTCACGACCAAGAAAGTACACATGCGCAGCATAATTCATGAACTGCTTTGGTTCCTGAAAGGAGAAACAAATATTGCTTATCTCAAAGAAAACAATGTGAGCATCTGGGACGAGTGGGCAAATGAAAATGGAGAGCTTGGTCCGGTATACGGCAAACAGTGGCGTAGCTGGGAAGGAGCGAATGGAGTAGAGATCGATCAGGTAAAAGACTTGATTGATCAGATCAAAAAAAATCCGGATAGCCGTCGTTTAATTATTAGTGCATGGAATGTAGCTGATCTGCCAAAGATGGCGTTGATGCCTTGTCACACCATTTTTCAATTCTATGTTGCGGAAGGAAAATTAAGTTGTCAGTTATACCAACGCAGTGCCGATGTGTTTCTCGGTGTTCCCTTCAATATTGCATCGTATGCATTACTGACGATGATGATCGCACAGGTGTGTGATCTCAAGCCCGGTGATTTTGTGCATACGTTTGGTGATGTGCACATTTACAGCAACCATATGGAACAAGTGAATCTGCAATTAAGCCGCACACCGTTTCAATTACCATCCATGAAGTTGAATCCGGAGGTAAAAGATATTTTCGAATTTAAGTTCGACGATTTTACGTTGGAGAATTACCAAAGTCATGGAGCGATTAAAGCGCCGGTAGCTGTTTGA
- a CDS encoding dihydrofolate reductase, producing MIISLIVAASSNNAIGRNNELLWHLPIDLKFFKNTTWALPVIMGRKTFESVGSKPLTGRTNIIVSRQEGLTSQYDNVWFAASLDEAIEQAKKLETKEIMIAGGAQIYEQALPISNRIYLTRVHVHLEADAFFPPFPLDEWNLTRNSDFEANEKHAYSFSIQQWDRK from the coding sequence GTGATTATAAGTTTAATCGTCGCAGCAAGTTCCAACAACGCCATCGGTCGTAACAACGAATTACTATGGCATTTACCGATCGATCTGAAGTTTTTCAAAAACACAACCTGGGCGTTACCTGTGATTATGGGGCGAAAAACGTTTGAATCAGTTGGCAGTAAACCGTTAACAGGGAGAACCAATATTATTGTTTCAAGACAGGAAGGTTTGACATCACAATATGATAATGTATGGTTTGCTGCTTCGCTTGATGAAGCAATTGAACAGGCAAAAAAACTCGAGACAAAAGAGATCATGATCGCAGGTGGTGCGCAGATCTACGAACAGGCATTGCCCATTTCAAACCGCATTTATTTAACAAGAGTGCATGTGCATTTAGAAGCCGATGCGTTCTTTCCTCCTTTTCCTCTTGACGAGTGGAACTTAACCCGCAACAGTGATTTTGAAGCGAATGAAAAGCATGCATACTCATTCTCCATTCAACAATGGGATAGGAAATAA
- a CDS encoding O-methyltransferase: protein MYSSFQLGKKYLNYYFTAANGKGHGIHSPFVFDLVVNVLNDKTNYAAYKEIELQRSLLLGNETIITVEDFGAGSTKGLTKQRVVQQIAATSLKPKKYAQLLYRFVNYFQPTQILELGTSLGITTAYLAKAKPTAVVTTMEGSYTIAKIAEENFQRLLLQNIRIVTGNFDETLASTIASASQSFNFVFIDGNHRKEPTLRYFEQLLAKADSNTVFVFDDIHWSKEMEEAWEHLKQHASVTLTIDLFFIGLVFLRKEQKAKEHFVIRF from the coding sequence ATGTATTCATCTTTCCAGCTCGGTAAAAAGTATCTCAACTATTATTTCACTGCTGCTAACGGCAAAGGGCACGGTATTCATTCGCCGTTTGTGTTTGATCTGGTTGTAAATGTGCTGAATGATAAAACGAATTATGCTGCCTATAAAGAAATTGAATTACAACGGAGTTTATTGTTAGGCAATGAAACGATCATCACCGTTGAAGATTTTGGTGCAGGTTCAACCAAAGGATTAACGAAACAACGGGTGGTGCAGCAGATAGCAGCTACTTCACTAAAGCCAAAAAAATATGCTCAATTGTTGTACAGGTTCGTAAATTATTTTCAACCAACACAAATACTGGAGCTGGGAACATCGTTAGGTATCACCACTGCTTATCTTGCCAAAGCTAAACCAACTGCTGTTGTTACAACCATGGAGGGATCTTATACGATTGCTAAAATTGCTGAAGAGAATTTTCAAAGGCTGTTGCTCCAAAATATACGCATCGTTACCGGCAATTTTGATGAAACGCTGGCATCAACAATTGCTTCAGCATCTCAGTCTTTCAACTTTGTGTTTATCGATGGTAATCATCGCAAAGAACCAACGCTCCGTTATTTTGAACAGTTACTTGCAAAGGCTGATAGTAATACGGTATTTGTTTTTGACGATATTCACTGGAGTAAGGAAATGGAAGAAGCATGGGAGCATTTGAAGCAACATGCATCGGTTACATTAACGATTGATCTGTTTTTTATTGGACTGGTGTTCTTACGAAAAGAACAAAAGGCGAAAGAGCATTTTGTGATCAGGTTCTGA